From one Comamonas piscis genomic stretch:
- the ruvX gene encoding Holliday junction resolvase RuvX, whose translation MTDAATKPLLDQARSMQSFIAFDFGMKRTGAAFGTRMLGTARPLPTIHAEGKARFTPMESLVSQWQPDALVVGIPYHPDGAAHENTTLALRFARQLRGRFGLLVFEVDERYSTTEALANGARDADAASACIILEQFMRSLDVPDLDAAT comes from the coding sequence ATGACGGATGCGGCCACCAAGCCCCTGCTGGATCAGGCGCGCAGCATGCAGAGTTTTATCGCCTTTGACTTTGGCATGAAGCGCACCGGTGCCGCCTTTGGCACCCGCATGCTGGGCACGGCACGGCCGCTGCCCACGATCCATGCCGAGGGCAAAGCCCGTTTCACGCCGATGGAGAGCCTGGTCAGCCAGTGGCAGCCTGATGCGCTGGTGGTCGGCATTCCCTACCACCCCGATGGCGCCGCCCACGAGAACACCACCTTGGCACTGCGTTTTGCGCGCCAGCTGCGTGGCCGCTTTGGCCTGCTGGTGTTTGAGGTGGATGAGCGCTACAGCACCACCGAAGCGCTGGCCAACGGCGCGCGTGATGCGGATGCCGCCTCTGCCTGCATCATTCTTGAACAGTTCATGCGCAGTCTGGATGTCCCGGACCTGGATGCCGCCACCTGA
- a CDS encoding methyl-accepting chemotaxis protein, with the protein MFNKLFKRKEEAADPGVSIFPDGDQVMLSEGSTGDGVPSAKSAGSASGAAAQDDYMVQLVDGEAVGEDLVTLPVLGTAPAAKHQKNLLTIVVVGLVVFFALAVWAILQSRTTGGQLAATSQALTQSQRLAKSVGQAVNGNELAFVEVAEASSILKKSIDGLNMGSEDPAIKSLGSSYAEVLAPLVEASDRTASKSDAVVKQKASLVAMNKDLQAIHKNTQTLLELSEAVVSLKLQQAAPPAEIAAASQLAMLTQRIGKSANDFQSASGANAEAVFLLGKDLNTFKEIVAGLLNGSAELRLSPARDGAVRDKLQELSAQYDITLKDGSSVLSNLKGISEAREAEVSIQSASDPLRKGLEVLQADLNSWSDRVWLYLVGIVLAALLVGLGVWGLVRLQLADSSNRRRSAEALQQEATRQEQEAKRLNDANQAAILRLMNELQSVAEGDLTQEATVTEDITGAIADSVNYTVEELRMLVGSVQNTATRVAQTTSTVDATSTELLAASTEQLREIRETGKSILDMATRINLVSSQAQESASVARKSLMAAESGLQAVDNAIGGMNSIRDQIQDTSKRIKRLGESSQEIGEITDLISDITEQTNVLALNAAIQAASAGEAGRGFSVVAEEVQRLAERSADATRQISVLVKAIQTDTQDAVAAMERSTQGVVEGARLSDSAGTALNEIDRVSRELADLIQQISRSASDEAVQANDVAENIQHIFAVTEQTSDGTRTTAQQVRELSQMAEELRQSVSRFKIA; encoded by the coding sequence ATGTTCAACAAACTATTCAAACGCAAAGAAGAAGCGGCAGACCCAGGTGTCAGCATCTTTCCAGATGGTGACCAGGTAATGCTTTCCGAAGGCTCGACCGGCGACGGCGTGCCATCAGCGAAGAGCGCTGGCAGCGCGTCCGGCGCCGCTGCGCAGGACGACTACATGGTCCAGCTGGTCGACGGCGAAGCCGTTGGCGAAGATCTGGTAACCCTGCCGGTGCTCGGCACGGCTCCGGCTGCCAAGCACCAAAAGAACCTGCTGACCATCGTGGTCGTGGGTCTGGTGGTGTTCTTTGCACTGGCGGTCTGGGCGATCTTGCAGTCCCGCACCACCGGCGGCCAGTTGGCCGCCACCAGCCAGGCCTTGACCCAGTCGCAGCGCTTGGCCAAATCGGTGGGCCAGGCCGTCAACGGTAATGAACTGGCCTTCGTCGAAGTGGCGGAAGCCTCGTCGATTCTGAAGAAGAGCATCGACGGCTTGAACATGGGCTCGGAAGACCCCGCGATCAAGTCGCTGGGAAGCTCCTACGCCGAGGTGCTGGCGCCACTGGTGGAAGCCTCGGACCGCACTGCGAGCAAGAGCGATGCCGTGGTCAAGCAAAAAGCCTCGCTGGTCGCAATGAACAAAGACTTGCAGGCTATTCACAAAAACACCCAGACCCTGCTCGAGCTGAGCGAGGCCGTGGTGAGCCTGAAGCTGCAACAAGCAGCGCCGCCTGCTGAAATTGCAGCAGCCAGCCAGCTGGCCATGCTGACCCAGCGTATCGGCAAGTCGGCCAACGACTTCCAAAGCGCCTCGGGTGCCAATGCCGAAGCGGTGTTCTTGCTGGGCAAGGATTTGAACACCTTCAAGGAAATCGTCGCCGGCCTGCTCAACGGCAGCGCCGAGTTGCGCCTGAGCCCCGCCCGTGATGGCGCTGTGCGTGACAAGCTGCAAGAGCTGTCGGCCCAGTACGACATCACCTTGAAGGACGGCTCTTCGGTGCTGAGCAACCTCAAGGGCATCTCGGAAGCGCGCGAGGCGGAAGTCTCGATCCAGTCCGCCAGCGATCCGCTGCGCAAGGGCCTGGAAGTGCTGCAGGCGGACCTGAACAGCTGGTCTGACCGTGTCTGGCTGTACCTTGTCGGCATTGTGCTGGCTGCGTTGCTGGTGGGCTTGGGTGTCTGGGGCCTGGTGCGTTTGCAGCTGGCCGACAGCTCGAACCGCCGCCGTTCTGCAGAAGCGCTGCAACAAGAAGCGACCCGCCAGGAGCAGGAGGCCAAGCGCCTCAACGACGCCAACCAGGCCGCCATTTTGCGTTTGATGAACGAACTGCAATCGGTGGCTGAAGGGGATCTGACCCAGGAAGCCACCGTGACCGAGGACATCACCGGCGCGATTGCCGACTCGGTGAACTACACGGTGGAAGAGCTGCGCATGCTGGTGGGCAGCGTGCAGAACACGGCAACCCGCGTGGCGCAAACCACTTCGACCGTGGATGCCACCTCGACCGAGCTGTTGGCCGCATCGACCGAGCAGCTGCGCGAGATTCGCGAAACCGGCAAGTCCATTCTGGACATGGCAACCCGTATTAACCTCGTGTCGTCCCAGGCGCAGGAGTCGGCATCGGTGGCGCGCAAATCGCTGATGGCTGCCGAGTCCGGTCTGCAAGCGGTGGACAACGCGATCGGTGGTATGAACTCCATCCGTGACCAGATCCAGGACACCTCCAAGCGTATCAAGCGCCTGGGTGAGTCTTCGCAGGAAATTGGTGAAATTACCGACCTGATCTCGGACATTACCGAACAGACCAACGTGCTGGCGCTGAATGCCGCTATTCAAGCCGCCTCGGCCGGTGAAGCCGGTCGCGGCTTCTCGGTGGTGGCCGAAGAAGTGCAGCGTCTGGCGGAACGTTCCGCCGATGCAACGCGCCAGATCTCGGTGCTGGTGAAAGCCATTCAGACCGACACCCAGGATGCCGTGGCCGCTATGGAGCGCTCGACCCAGGGTGTGGTGGAAGGGGCCCGTCTGTCCGACAGCGCCGGTACTGCACTGAACGAAATTGACCGCGTGTCGCGCGAACTGGCGGATCTGATTCAACAGATTTCCCGTTCTGCATCCGACGAAGCGGTTCAGGCCAACGATGTGGCGGAGAATATCCAGCATATTTTTGCGGTGACGGAGCAGACCAGTGATGGAACCCGTACCACGGCGCAGCAGGTGCGTGAGCTGTCGCAAATGGCCGAGGAGCTGCGCCAGTCGGTGTCTCGGTTCAAGATTGCCTGA
- a CDS encoding response regulator yields the protein MPIQKVLIVDDSKTELMFLSDLLVRQGMVVRTAQNSDEAMLRLSEERPDLILMDVVMPGQNGFQLTRLITRTPEYADIPIIMCTSKNQETDRVWGMRQGARGYVTKPVDPAELKAKIEALG from the coding sequence GTGCCTATTCAAAAAGTTCTTATCGTTGATGATTCAAAAACTGAGTTGATGTTTTTGAGTGATCTGCTTGTACGCCAGGGTATGGTGGTGCGCACTGCGCAAAATTCGGACGAGGCCATGCTGCGCCTGTCCGAAGAGCGCCCTGACCTGATCCTGATGGATGTAGTGATGCCGGGACAAAACGGCTTTCAGCTGACCCGTCTGATTACCCGCACGCCGGAATATGCCGATATTCCGATCATCATGTGCACCAGCAAGAATCAGGAAACCGACCGGGTCTGGGGCATGCGCCAAGGCGCACGTGGCTATGTGACCAAGCCGGTGGATCCGGCCGAACTCAAGGCCAAGATCGAGGCGCTGGGATAA
- a CDS encoding Hpt domain-containing protein: MSIAIENKAENAQPTEERDLGPLAWINDEVRRSLESTVKALLRYSRDVETAKVSDLEAIDTTGIRVAKQYLHQVKGALQMVGIDQGAELVGLMEEAAQRFAAKPHLCTEKSVALMERTSFALLEYLSHVLKGRSVSFVALFPQYKEMQAFIGVERVHPADLWHGDQAQQEPLTPAVAVLLLDRSARERLDSDMLQIIKSADSRAAQDLTAVCLGLAQGQSQKPLKLFWKVAAGFFDALAHKLVDPDLYVKRSASRVIMQFAAHAKGGSDVDKTLQHELNFFCAVAQGPDEAKATVLQAVRASLQTEALQGVNYGQERFGQYDPAVLAQARKRLESAAELWSSLADGDRYKIKPVADQFHLIRESLHKLHIGADELGAALGRVTERLVNTGTPPSTPMAMEVATAVLYLQANLESLDVKPALMRERADRLAQRLDHVLADQPPEPLETWVEELYRRVSDHQTMGSVVDELHSTLAEAEKHLDQYFRNPEDVSMLGSVTGSLSQMRGVLSVLGLDQAVAATQHLRTVVDQLAAGQVADEDKPVVFEKLGNSLGALGFLLDMLGYQRTLARKLFVFDATSGELRIVMGTQKAGDLPAAPVAPAPVAAPAAPEEPEDDSVYFAPTIPAPLFDASPAPAPKAPAVLAPDLEFFAPAPVQAAAVQAQPPVSEESLDGELLEIFLEEAQSVVQTGGQALQSLRRVPDDAEALTTLRRAFHTLKGSSRMVGLVQYGDAAWSMEQVLNSWVAEHKPANAPLLALSSEALNGFGRWAEDIGAQRQSTWNPDIFRISADAMRLDGLHLPLVVPAEAGPLTELAAWPDDTQAMALEADAPAAVDTAEPLAELELPPEEAAPAAAADAELAPALVWPLDGIDLELDPAAALEPATALSTPSGLVPLSMAPESAEEVDFSEFAQAMASAEAKTAEVQTPEPLQPHDSALDFVPMDADLEFVAEDTAAKLEPAPTRLPLELPSLDLTPAPAAPPQPANSAFDAIEFADTMLPELEALPEAPVAEPQPLLVVPDDLVFNEFSVPDLEPVASTPAQALEAVEPLEALQAEAPAESLVEAAAPVELPEPETVVAPAAAEELEAPAELPAAQETPAQPEAQAETTAPADADANGEDPAEAVNVLGVSTALFNVYLTEAENWSHNLEKVLYSWAQSPNRNFPEDAIAYAHSLAGSSSTVGFGSLSELARALEHALSHIHNFSNPEVAWLNTCQAAGSEIRKLLHQLAAGFVKPASEIVVQDLVDIANQEINSQLHPPYGLVDFDAELSGLDKLHDLQEVQERPVAAPIEPLRSFAPAPVVAAALSSAALPDVLELRNDDAIEVVDVIDPDLFLIFEEEAQELLPKLGAALREWSADPMYLPPRGEVLRHLHTLKGSARLAGAMRLGEMSHRMESEVEDIGTENLTGQDIEILLARYDGLQHEFVGLQERGNQVLAEGALPQQLPAATEMGEVVAEVAASTPAALESAGAEQAAQAADAANAAAGVQHKPLMLRMAPVRAAAGQSVRVRSQLLDRLVNEAGEVLIARSRLDMRLTNIRASIKDMSSNLERLRNLLRDVEMQAESQMQSRMALAKDSESGFDPLEFDRFTRVQELTRMMAESVNDVGTVQRNLQRTAEGAEDDLIAQGRQARELQRDLLRTRMVEFDSISERLYAIVRQISKELGKQVKLDITGASIEIDRGVLDRVTPAFEHLLRNSVAHGIELPEVRKAQGKAPVGIIAIDVRQEGNDIAVSIHDDGAGLQLDAIRRKAMQSGLISADETLDVNQAAQLIFAPGFSTATEVSELSGRGIGMDVVRTEIQSLGGHIVTTSEAGKGTRFQMVMPLTTAVTQVVMMRAGDIKFGVPANLVEYVRRVPKALIEQAHGTGTYTDNEQALPYYFAGALLQGNLRSTEEPEKTSAVVILRSATKRLAVHIDEVLGNQEVVVKNLGPQLARLPGLAGMSVLASGAIVLIYNPVALYTVYGQQIADRIAQAAVHPEVAKAPVRELAEQAVQTPLVLVVDDSITVRRVTQRLLQREGYRVALAADGLQALDRLREERPVMVLSDIEMPRMDGFELVREIRADASMKDLPVVMITSRIADKHREHAASLGVDHYLGKPYADEVLLSLVRQCVLDNEIKAADAAPLQ, translated from the coding sequence ATGTCTATAGCTATCGAAAATAAAGCGGAAAACGCGCAGCCAACAGAAGAGAGGGATCTCGGGCCATTGGCATGGATCAATGACGAGGTTCGCCGGTCATTGGAATCCACGGTCAAGGCATTGCTTCGTTACAGCCGGGATGTGGAAACGGCCAAGGTATCGGATCTGGAAGCCATCGATACCACCGGTATCCGGGTAGCCAAGCAGTACCTGCACCAGGTCAAGGGTGCCTTGCAGATGGTGGGTATTGACCAGGGCGCAGAACTGGTCGGTCTTATGGAAGAGGCGGCGCAGCGTTTTGCCGCCAAGCCCCATCTGTGCACCGAGAAATCGGTGGCGCTGATGGAGCGCACCTCGTTTGCACTGTTGGAATACCTGAGCCATGTGCTCAAGGGCCGCAGCGTCTCCTTTGTGGCGCTGTTTCCGCAGTACAAGGAAATGCAGGCCTTCATTGGGGTGGAACGCGTGCACCCCGCCGACCTGTGGCATGGCGACCAGGCACAGCAGGAGCCGCTGACCCCAGCGGTGGCCGTGCTGCTGCTGGACCGCAGTGCGCGTGAGCGCCTCGATTCGGACATGCTGCAGATCATCAAATCTGCCGACAGCCGTGCGGCGCAGGATTTGACGGCAGTCTGCCTGGGCCTGGCCCAGGGCCAGAGCCAAAAACCGTTGAAGCTGTTCTGGAAGGTGGCCGCAGGCTTCTTTGACGCGCTGGCGCACAAGCTGGTCGACCCCGACCTCTATGTGAAGCGCTCGGCGTCACGGGTCATCATGCAGTTTGCTGCGCATGCCAAGGGTGGCAGCGACGTGGACAAGACCCTGCAGCATGAGCTGAATTTTTTCTGTGCCGTGGCGCAGGGCCCTGACGAGGCCAAGGCCACGGTGCTGCAAGCGGTACGTGCCAGCTTGCAGACCGAGGCGCTGCAAGGCGTCAACTACGGCCAGGAACGCTTTGGCCAGTATGACCCGGCCGTGCTCGCCCAGGCGCGCAAGCGCCTGGAGTCCGCCGCCGAGCTCTGGTCCTCGCTCGCCGATGGCGACCGCTACAAGATCAAACCCGTAGCCGACCAGTTCCACCTGATCCGCGAGTCGCTGCACAAGCTGCATATCGGTGCGGACGAGCTGGGGGCGGCGCTGGGCCGCGTGACCGAGCGCCTGGTGAACACCGGCACACCGCCCTCGACCCCGATGGCCATGGAAGTGGCCACGGCCGTGCTGTACCTGCAGGCCAATCTGGAGTCGCTGGACGTCAAGCCCGCGCTGATGCGCGAGCGCGCCGACCGCCTGGCGCAGCGCCTGGACCATGTGCTGGCCGACCAGCCCCCTGAGCCGCTGGAGACCTGGGTCGAAGAGCTGTACCGCCGCGTCAGCGACCACCAGACCATGGGCAGCGTGGTGGATGAACTCCACTCCACCCTGGCCGAAGCTGAAAAGCACCTGGACCAGTATTTCCGCAACCCCGAGGATGTCTCGATGCTGGGCTCGGTCACCGGTTCGCTGTCGCAGATGCGCGGTGTGCTGTCGGTGCTGGGCCTGGACCAGGCGGTGGCTGCCACGCAGCACCTGCGCACGGTGGTGGACCAACTGGCTGCAGGTCAGGTAGCGGATGAAGACAAGCCCGTCGTGTTCGAAAAGCTGGGCAACAGCCTGGGCGCACTGGGCTTCCTGCTCGACATGCTGGGTTATCAGCGCACTCTGGCACGCAAGCTCTTCGTGTTTGATGCAACCAGCGGCGAGCTGCGCATTGTGATGGGCACGCAAAAGGCCGGCGATCTGCCTGCGGCTCCCGTGGCACCCGCGCCGGTTGCAGCCCCTGCTGCACCTGAAGAGCCAGAAGACGATTCCGTCTACTTTGCACCCACCATTCCCGCTCCGCTGTTCGATGCCAGCCCCGCTCCGGCGCCCAAGGCCCCTGCGGTGCTCGCGCCCGATCTGGAGTTTTTTGCGCCCGCCCCGGTGCAGGCCGCTGCCGTGCAAGCACAGCCACCGGTGTCGGAAGAATCGCTGGACGGCGAGCTGCTGGAAATCTTCCTGGAAGAGGCCCAGTCGGTGGTGCAGACCGGCGGGCAGGCATTGCAATCCCTACGCCGCGTGCCGGACGATGCCGAGGCCCTGACCACCTTGCGCCGCGCCTTCCACACCCTCAAGGGCAGCTCGCGCATGGTGGGCTTGGTGCAGTACGGTGATGCCGCCTGGTCGATGGAGCAGGTCCTCAACAGCTGGGTTGCCGAACACAAGCCGGCCAATGCGCCGCTGCTGGCGCTGAGCTCTGAGGCGCTGAACGGCTTTGGCCGCTGGGCCGAGGACATTGGCGCACAGCGCCAGTCCACCTGGAACCCCGATATTTTCCGCATCTCGGCCGATGCCATGCGCCTGGATGGCCTGCATCTGCCGTTGGTGGTGCCTGCCGAAGCAGGCCCACTGACCGAGCTTGCAGCATGGCCAGACGACACGCAGGCCATGGCGCTGGAAGCCGATGCGCCCGCTGCGGTGGACACCGCCGAGCCCCTGGCCGAGCTGGAACTGCCGCCGGAAGAGGCTGCGCCTGCAGCTGCCGCTGACGCCGAGCTGGCGCCGGCCCTGGTCTGGCCGTTGGACGGCATTGATCTGGAGCTGGACCCTGCCGCTGCGCTGGAACCCGCAACTGCGCTCAGCACGCCTTCGGGCCTGGTGCCGCTGTCGATGGCGCCGGAAAGCGCCGAGGAAGTGGACTTCTCCGAGTTTGCGCAGGCCATGGCCAGTGCCGAGGCCAAGACCGCAGAAGTGCAAACGCCAGAGCCCCTGCAGCCGCATGACAGCGCGCTGGACTTTGTGCCGATGGATGCGGACCTGGAGTTTGTGGCCGAGGACACAGCCGCCAAGCTGGAGCCTGCGCCTACCCGTTTGCCGCTGGAACTGCCTTCGCTGGACCTGACGCCCGCGCCTGCTGCACCGCCGCAGCCCGCCAACAGCGCCTTCGATGCCATCGAATTTGCAGACACCATGCTGCCCGAGTTGGAAGCGCTGCCTGAAGCGCCCGTGGCCGAACCCCAGCCTTTGCTGGTGGTGCCCGATGACCTGGTGTTCAACGAGTTCAGCGTGCCGGATCTGGAACCCGTTGCATCGACCCCTGCACAAGCGCTGGAGGCCGTGGAGCCTTTGGAAGCCCTGCAGGCCGAAGCACCCGCCGAGAGCCTGGTGGAGGCTGCGGCCCCCGTAGAACTGCCGGAGCCAGAGACTGTGGTGGCGCCTGCTGCAGCAGAGGAACTGGAAGCGCCGGCCGAACTGCCAGCAGCGCAAGAAACCCCTGCGCAGCCAGAAGCCCAGGCAGAAACAACAGCCCCGGCCGATGCCGACGCCAATGGCGAGGACCCCGCTGAGGCCGTCAATGTGCTGGGCGTGAGCACCGCGCTGTTCAATGTCTACCTGACAGAGGCCGAGAACTGGTCGCACAACCTGGAGAAGGTGCTATACAGCTGGGCCCAGTCGCCCAATCGCAACTTCCCGGAAGACGCGATCGCCTATGCCCATTCGCTGGCAGGCAGCTCGTCCACGGTGGGCTTTGGCTCGCTGTCCGAGTTGGCGCGTGCGCTGGAGCATGCGCTCTCGCATATCCACAACTTCTCCAACCCCGAAGTGGCCTGGCTCAACACCTGCCAGGCGGCGGGCTCGGAGATCCGCAAGCTCTTGCACCAACTGGCGGCCGGTTTTGTCAAACCAGCCAGCGAGATCGTGGTGCAGGACCTGGTCGATATTGCCAACCAGGAAATCAACTCGCAGCTGCACCCACCTTATGGGCTGGTCGATTTCGACGCCGAGCTGTCCGGTTTGGACAAACTGCACGATCTGCAGGAAGTGCAGGAACGTCCTGTGGCAGCCCCCATCGAGCCGCTGCGCAGCTTTGCGCCTGCGCCGGTGGTCGCTGCCGCCTTGTCTTCTGCCGCCTTGCCCGATGTGCTGGAGCTGCGCAACGACGATGCGATTGAAGTGGTCGATGTCATTGATCCGGACCTGTTCCTGATCTTTGAAGAAGAAGCGCAAGAGCTGCTGCCCAAGCTGGGTGCGGCTTTGCGGGAATGGTCGGCCGACCCGATGTACCTGCCGCCGCGCGGCGAGGTGCTGCGCCATCTGCACACCCTCAAGGGCAGTGCGCGACTGGCGGGCGCCATGCGTCTGGGCGAAATGTCCCACCGCATGGAGTCCGAGGTCGAGGACATTGGCACGGAAAACCTGACCGGGCAGGACATCGAGATTCTGCTGGCGCGTTACGACGGTCTGCAGCACGAGTTTGTCGGGCTGCAAGAGCGTGGCAACCAGGTGCTGGCAGAAGGTGCCTTGCCCCAGCAGCTGCCTGCGGCCACCGAGATGGGCGAAGTGGTGGCCGAAGTGGCCGCCAGCACACCGGCCGCGCTGGAAAGCGCTGGCGCTGAACAGGCTGCGCAAGCGGCCGATGCGGCCAACGCCGCCGCTGGCGTGCAGCACAAACCACTGATGCTGCGCATGGCGCCAGTGCGTGCCGCTGCCGGCCAATCGGTGCGGGTGCGCTCGCAGCTGCTGGACCGCCTGGTCAACGAAGCCGGCGAGGTGCTGATTGCCCGTTCGCGGCTGGACATGCGCCTGACCAATATCCGCGCATCGATCAAAGACATGTCGAGCAACCTCGAGCGCTTGCGCAACTTGCTGCGCGATGTGGAGATGCAGGCTGAGTCGCAGATGCAGTCGCGCATGGCGCTAGCCAAGGACTCGGAATCGGGCTTTGACCCGCTGGAGTTCGACCGCTTTACCCGCGTGCAGGAACTCACCCGCATGATGGCCGAATCGGTCAACGACGTGGGCACGGTGCAGCGCAATCTGCAGCGCACGGCCGAAGGCGCCGAAGACGACCTGATTGCACAGGGCCGCCAGGCCCGCGAGCTGCAGCGCGATCTGCTGCGCACGCGCATGGTGGAGTTCGACTCTATCTCCGAGCGCTTGTACGCCATCGTGCGCCAGATCTCCAAGGAGCTGGGCAAACAGGTCAAGCTGGACATCACCGGCGCCTCGATCGAGATCGACCGCGGTGTGCTGGATCGGGTGACCCCGGCCTTCGAGCACTTGCTGCGCAACAGCGTGGCCCACGGTATTGAGCTGCCCGAGGTGCGCAAGGCGCAGGGCAAGGCACCAGTGGGCATCATTGCCATCGATGTGCGCCAGGAAGGCAACGATATCGCGGTGTCCATCCACGACGACGGTGCGGGCCTGCAGCTTGACGCGATCCGCCGCAAGGCGATGCAGTCGGGCCTGATCAGCGCTGATGAAACTTTGGATGTGAATCAGGCCGCGCAGCTGATCTTTGCGCCCGGCTTCTCTACGGCGACCGAGGTGTCCGAGCTGTCGGGCCGCGGTATCGGCATGGACGTGGTGCGTACCGAGATCCAGTCGTTGGGTGGCCACATCGTGACCACCTCGGAGGCTGGCAAGGGCACGCGCTTCCAGATGGTGATGCCGCTGACCACCGCTGTCACCCAAGTGGTGATGATGCGTGCCGGCGACATCAAGTTTGGCGTACCGGCCAATCTGGTGGAGTATGTGCGGCGCGTGCCCAAAGCCCTCATCGAGCAGGCCCACGGTACCGGCACCTACACCGACAACGAACAAGCGCTGCCGTACTACTTTGCTGGTGCCTTGCTGCAGGGCAACCTGCGCAGCACGGAAGAGCCGGAGAAGACCAGTGCGGTCGTGATCCTGCGCTCGGCGACCAAGCGCCTGGCCGTGCACATCGATGAAGTGCTGGGCAACCAGGAAGTTGTGGTCAAGAACCTGGGCCCGCAGCTGGCACGTCTGCCAGGTCTGGCAGGTATGTCGGTGCTGGCTTCCGGCGCGATTGTGTTGATCTACAACCCGGTAGCCTTGTACACCGTGTATGGCCAGCAGATTGCCGACCGCATCGCCCAAGCCGCCGTCCACCCCGAGGTGGCCAAGGCACCGGTGCGCGAGCTGGCTGAGCAGGCCGTGCAGACGCCGTTGGTGCTGGTGGTCGACGACTCCATCACCGTGCGCCGTGTGACCCAGCGTTTGCTGCAGCGCGAAGGCTACCGTGTGGCACTGGCGGCCGATGGCCTGCAGGCACTGGACCGTTTGCGCGAAGAGCGCCCGGTCATGGTGCTGTCGGACATCGAGATGCCGCGCATGGACGGCTTCGAGCTGGTGCGCGAGATCCGCGCCGATGCATCGATGAAGGACCTGCCGGTGGTGATGATCACCTCGCGCATTGCCGACAAGCACCGCGAGCACGCTGCCAGCCTGGGCGTAGACCACTACCTGGGCAAGCCCTATGCCGACGAAGTGTTGCTCTCGCTGGTTCGCCAGTGCGTGCTGGACAACGAGATCAAGGCGGCCGACGCAGCGCCGCTGCAGTGA
- a CDS encoding YqgE/AlgH family protein, with translation MSAETDTSGTLNLTHHFLIAMPGMQDEMFGRSVVYVCEHSDKGALGIIINKPSDITMGKLFDKVDLPLRREDLELEPVFQGGPVHTERGFVLHDRIVIESGAADESAYSATLTIPGGLEMTTSRDVLEALSTGAGPHRVLVSLGYSTWGEGQLESEITENAWLTVHADAAVIFDTPVAERYDTALALLGVQPWALSAAAGRA, from the coding sequence ATGAGCGCTGAGACTGACACTTCCGGGACCCTGAACCTGACCCACCACTTTCTGATTGCGATGCCTGGCATGCAAGACGAGATGTTTGGCCGCAGCGTGGTCTATGTCTGTGAGCACAGCGACAAAGGCGCGCTGGGCATCATCATCAACAAGCCCTCGGACATCACGATGGGCAAGCTGTTTGACAAGGTCGATCTGCCGCTGCGCCGCGAGGACCTGGAGCTGGAACCGGTGTTCCAGGGCGGCCCGGTCCACACCGAGCGCGGCTTTGTGTTGCATGACCGGATCGTGATTGAGTCGGGCGCCGCCGACGAATCCGCTTATTCCGCGACCTTGACCATTCCCGGCGGGCTGGAGATGACCACCTCGCGCGATGTGCTGGAGGCCCTGTCCACCGGCGCCGGCCCGCACCGGGTGTTGGTGTCCTTGGGCTATTCGACCTGGGGTGAAGGCCAGCTGGAGTCGGAGATCACCGAAAACGCCTGGCTGACCGTGCATGCCGATGCCGCCGTGATTTTTGACACGCCGGTGGCCGAGCGCTATGACACGGCCTTGGCGCTGTTGGGCGTGCAGCCCTGGGCGCTGTCTGCTGCAGCAGGACGTGCATGA
- a CDS encoding chemotaxis protein CheW, with amino-acid sequence MAQREDLRELQTRLADRLSQARNQTAVGASWLAVKISGKNFLLPLSQSGEVLGWSGVEPVPYTKPWMLGVTSIRGILLTVVDLARMLGLPAARSEQVFAGASVVALNPMMGVNAALFVEQLEGLRGSNDFSQSKDKPADAPEFFGALYTSASGEQWQELNLQLLANAPDFLDITV; translated from the coding sequence ATGGCACAGCGCGAAGACTTGCGAGAGCTGCAAACCCGTCTGGCCGATCGCCTGAGCCAGGCCCGCAACCAGACAGCGGTTGGTGCCTCGTGGCTGGCCGTCAAGATCAGTGGCAAGAACTTTCTGCTGCCTTTGAGCCAGTCCGGCGAAGTGCTGGGCTGGAGCGGGGTGGAGCCTGTACCTTATACGAAGCCCTGGATGCTCGGCGTGACCAGCATCCGGGGTATTTTGTTGACGGTGGTGGATTTGGCCCGCATGTTGGGCTTGCCCGCCGCGCGCAGTGAGCAGGTGTTCGCCGGGGCCTCGGTCGTCGCGCTCAACCCCATGATGGGCGTCAATGCCGCACTGTTTGTCGAGCAGCTGGAAGGCTTGCGCGGCAGCAATGATTTTTCGCAATCCAAAGACAAACCGGCCGATGCGCCGGAATTTTTTGGTGCGCTCTATACATCCGCCAGTGGCGAGCAGTGGCAGGAACTCAACCTGCAGCTGCTGGCCAATGCGCCAGATTTTCTCGATATCACGGTTTAG